A DNA window from Aureibaculum sp. 2308TA14-22 contains the following coding sequences:
- a CDS encoding tetratricopeptide repeat protein: MKHRPSWFLASLILICSAVGFAQKTEIYTHDLTAYNHAVDLYNNRDFVAAKHQFNALKSDFDDISEYKANCAYYEAFSAIQIGDREGDKMMQSFVERYPTSTKQNTAFLEVGDYYFKNANYPYALKWYKRVETRNLSIKQEEDFNFKYGYGLFAVRSYEQAKGIFQKLLTSQEYGSQAKYYYGFIAYQDDDYDNADRYLGEVADDKELGDDVPYYMANIKFKTGQFQEAIDVAEPFLAKADRNEHSEISKIIGESYFNLNQYAEAIPHLKNYKGKRRKWNNTDYYLLGYAYYKQNDYENAIANFNKIIGGNNAVSQNAYYHLAECYLKTDLKTEALNAFRNASQMEYSEDIKKDAWLNYAKLSYEIGNPYKSVPDVLQEYLDLYPKSSAKDEIGELLISAYITSKDYEGALKALKGKNEAHHKDLYQKVALFRGIQLFNEGDYEDAVEHFNIAVDNPRESSITARAIFWKAEADYLSNNYQEALTGFQQFKNMNASGLAENKFIDYNIAYSYFKLKDYNRAGDEFQSFINSTPGDENKLNDAYLRLGDAFYVSSNYNKAITAYNNVINNKGIDRDYAHFQRAMSYGFIRRNSSKIDDFNTFLKTYPKSTLRDDAYYELGNSYIIAENNDDALAAYNSLLSEYRRSSYVPKALLKQGLIYYNIERDNEALDKYRRVVKEFPNTDEAKQAVANARQIYVDLGRVDEYASWVKGLDFVTVTDSELESDMYESAEKQYLLNNRKKAISAFRSYLKDFPNGAHALQANFYLAEALFNEKQQSASITHYNYVTDQERNEFTEQALSRLSQAYLEANNWSKAMPVLERLEEQADFPQNITFAQSNLMKGHYELENYDAAVAYAEKVLLRPKLENRVKSDAKIIIARSAFKTGDERKAKDAYEEVGKIAKGELKAESLYYDAYFKHQEGSYKVSNTIVQKLVADYSAYKYFGAKGLIVMAKNFYELKDAYQATYILESVIKNFADYKDVTDEAKTELTKIKRKEAETNESVNPNN, from the coding sequence ATGAAACATCGCCCTAGTTGGTTTTTAGCCTCCCTAATTTTAATTTGTTCTGCAGTTGGTTTTGCTCAAAAAACCGAAATTTATACGCACGATTTAACTGCCTACAATCACGCGGTTGATTTATATAATAACAGAGACTTTGTAGCTGCCAAACATCAATTTAACGCCTTAAAGTCTGACTTTGACGATATTTCAGAATATAAGGCTAACTGTGCCTATTACGAGGCATTCAGTGCTATACAAATTGGCGATAGAGAAGGTGATAAAATGATGCAAAGTTTTGTGGAGCGATATCCTACAAGTACCAAACAAAACACCGCCTTTTTAGAAGTAGGCGATTATTATTTTAAAAATGCCAATTATCCTTATGCCCTCAAATGGTACAAACGTGTGGAGACGCGAAATCTATCCATAAAACAAGAAGAAGATTTTAATTTTAAATACGGCTACGGCTTATTTGCTGTAAGAAGTTATGAGCAGGCCAAAGGTATTTTTCAAAAACTCTTAACATCTCAAGAATATGGCTCACAAGCAAAATATTACTACGGATTTATTGCCTATCAAGATGATGATTATGATAATGCCGATCGTTATTTAGGTGAAGTTGCTGACGATAAAGAATTAGGTGATGATGTGCCTTATTATATGGCAAATATTAAATTTAAAACGGGGCAGTTTCAAGAGGCTATTGATGTGGCAGAACCTTTCCTTGCCAAAGCAGATAGAAACGAACATTCTGAAATTTCAAAAATTATTGGTGAAAGTTATTTTAATTTGAATCAATATGCAGAGGCGATACCTCATCTAAAAAATTATAAAGGTAAACGTCGTAAATGGAACAATACTGATTATTATTTATTAGGTTACGCTTATTATAAACAAAATGACTACGAAAATGCTATTGCCAATTTTAATAAAATAATTGGAGGAAATAATGCGGTATCACAAAATGCGTATTATCATCTGGCAGAATGTTATTTAAAAACGGATCTAAAAACCGAGGCATTGAATGCTTTTAGAAATGCTTCTCAAATGGAATATAGCGAAGACATTAAAAAAGATGCCTGGTTAAATTATGCCAAGTTGAGTTATGAAATCGGTAACCCCTATAAAAGTGTTCCGGATGTGCTACAAGAGTATTTAGACCTTTATCCTAAATCCTCTGCCAAGGATGAAATTGGCGAACTGTTAATCAGTGCTTACATTACATCTAAAGATTATGAAGGTGCATTAAAAGCCTTAAAAGGTAAAAACGAAGCTCATCACAAGGATCTGTATCAAAAAGTGGCATTGTTTAGAGGGATTCAACTGTTCAATGAAGGTGATTATGAAGATGCTGTTGAACATTTTAATATTGCGGTTGATAATCCTAGAGAAAGTTCAATTACCGCTCGTGCCATTTTTTGGAAAGCTGAAGCCGATTACTTATCTAATAATTATCAAGAGGCGTTAACTGGATTTCAACAGTTTAAAAACATGAATGCATCTGGATTGGCAGAAAATAAATTTATTGATTATAATATTGCTTACTCCTATTTTAAGTTAAAAGATTATAACCGTGCTGGTGATGAGTTTCAATCATTTATCAATAGCACTCCAGGTGATGAAAATAAACTGAATGACGCTTATTTACGTTTGGGTGATGCATTTTACGTTTCTAGTAATTATAATAAAGCCATAACGGCTTATAATAACGTAATTAATAATAAAGGGATTGATAGAGACTATGCACACTTTCAACGTGCGATGAGCTATGGTTTTATCCGAAGAAACAGCTCAAAAATTGATGATTTCAATACTTTTCTGAAGACTTATCCGAAATCTACTTTGCGTGATGATGCCTATTACGAATTGGGTAATTCTTACATAATCGCTGAAAATAACGATGATGCTTTAGCTGCCTACAATAGTTTATTAAGCGAATACAGACGTAGCTCTTATGTGCCAAAAGCTTTGTTAAAACAGGGGCTGATCTACTACAATATTGAAAGAGACAATGAAGCGTTGGATAAGTACAGACGTGTGGTAAAAGAATTTCCCAATACAGACGAGGCTAAACAAGCAGTGGCTAATGCCAGACAGATTTATGTAGATTTGGGTCGTGTTGATGAATATGCCAGTTGGGTCAAAGGATTGGACTTTGTAACAGTTACAGATTCTGAACTTGAGAGTGATATGTACGAATCTGCTGAAAAACAATATCTGTTGAACAACCGTAAAAAAGCGATTTCTGCTTTTAGAAGCTACTTGAAAGACTTCCCGAATGGAGCACACGCCTTACAAGCTAATTTCTATTTGGCTGAAGCTTTGTTTAACGAAAAACAACAGTCAGCTTCCATTACACACTACAATTACGTAACTGATCAAGAACGTAACGAATTTACTGAACAAGCATTGTCTAGATTGTCTCAAGCCTATTTAGAAGCCAATAATTGGTCAAAAGCAATGCCTGTTTTAGAACGATTGGAAGAACAAGCAGATTTCCCACAGAACATTACGTTCGCTCAGAGTAATTTGATGAAAGGCCATTACGAACTGGAAAACTACGATGCTGCCGTTGCTTATGCTGAAAAGGTATTGTTGAGGCCTAAACTAGAAAACAGAGTAAAATCTGATGCTAAAATAATAATTGCTCGTTCGGCTTTTAAAACTGGTGATGAACGTAAAGCTAAAGATGCTTATGAAGAGGTTGGCAAAATTGCAAAAGGAGAATTAAAAGCAGAGTCGTTGTATTACGACGCTTATTTTAAACATCAAGAAGGAAGTTATAAAGTATCCAACACAATTGTTCAAAAATTAGTAGCAGATTATTCCGCATATAAATATTTCGGAGCCAAAGGCTTAATTGTTATGGCAAAAAACTTTTACGAACTGAAAGATGCTTATCAAGCTACTTATATTTTAGAAAGTGTAATTAAAAACTTTGCGGATTATAAAGATGTTACTGATGAGGCCAAAACTGAACTTACAAAAATTAAAAGGAAAGAAGCAGAAACTAACGAATCTGTAAATCCCAATAATTAA
- a CDS encoding glycosyltransferase family 2 protein gives MPSFNNLSNLKDCVLSIENQAYKNIEVWIIDGDSTDGTQSYLKSLKVTFNWVSEKDKGIYDAMNKGISLSKGKWLLFLGADDKLYSKETLNNIFNKPIDNSTELILGKIKFDWKKNDTYFIKKNNGVITPSWSDQIWIKNTLPHQGIFYNRNVFEDVDYSLNYGILADYALNLKLYKEKLKVKVIDTVISICATNGISKKYSWKLYKEEIKLKTEASSIVLKPFFLFISGVKYIVKRLGF, from the coding sequence ATCCCTTCTTTCAACAATCTAAGCAACCTCAAAGATTGTGTTTTAAGCATTGAAAATCAAGCATATAAAAATATCGAAGTCTGGATTATAGATGGAGATTCTACTGATGGAACACAATCGTATTTAAAATCTTTAAAAGTTACATTCAACTGGGTTAGCGAAAAAGACAAAGGTATTTATGATGCCATGAACAAGGGCATTTCATTGTCAAAAGGGAAGTGGCTACTGTTCTTAGGTGCAGATGACAAATTATATTCGAAGGAGACTTTAAATAACATTTTTAACAAACCAATTGATAATAGCACGGAATTAATTTTAGGTAAGATTAAATTTGATTGGAAAAAGAATGACACTTATTTTATAAAAAAAAATAATGGTGTGATAACACCTTCTTGGTCAGATCAAATCTGGATTAAAAACACATTGCCACATCAAGGGATTTTTTATAATAGGAACGTTTTTGAAGATGTTGACTATTCTTTAAATTACGGTATTTTGGCTGATTATGCCTTGAATTTGAAACTTTACAAGGAGAAGTTAAAAGTCAAAGTTATTGACACAGTTATTTCTATTTGTGCAACAAACGGAATCTCAAAAAAGTATAGCTGGAAACTTTATAAAGAAGAAATAAAGCTGAAAACAGAAGCCAGTTCAATAGTATTAAAACCATTTTTTTTGTTTATTTCAGGAGTAAAATATATAGTTAAAAGGCTAGGGTTCTAA
- a CDS encoding cell division ATP-binding protein FtsE translates to MSEQKPVLHLKNASIFQQENLILSDISLDIYKGDFMYLIGKTGSGKSSLMKTLYGDLPLLEGEGHIVDYDLTKLKEKEIPFLRRKLGVVFQDFRLLNDRNVHDNLLFVLKATGWKDSSKSKAKIDEVLEKVGMKTKGFKMPFQLSGGEQQRVAIARALLNDPELILADEPTGNLDPKTSLEVMSVLEEINKEGRTILMATHDYALILKYPHKTVKCDGEKIFEVV, encoded by the coding sequence ATGTCCGAACAAAAACCTGTATTGCACTTAAAAAATGCCTCTATTTTTCAGCAAGAAAACTTAATTCTCTCTGATATTAGTCTAGATATTTACAAAGGCGATTTTATGTATTTAATTGGGAAAACGGGTAGTGGGAAAAGTAGTTTAATGAAGACCCTGTATGGAGATTTACCTCTGCTTGAAGGAGAAGGGCACATTGTTGATTATGACTTAACTAAACTAAAAGAAAAGGAAATTCCTTTTTTGAGAAGAAAGTTAGGCGTTGTTTTTCAAGATTTCAGATTACTTAATGATAGAAACGTACATGACAATTTATTGTTCGTTTTAAAAGCAACAGGATGGAAAGATAGTTCAAAAAGCAAAGCGAAAATTGATGAGGTATTGGAAAAAGTAGGTATGAAAACCAAAGGTTTTAAAATGCCGTTTCAACTCTCAGGTGGCGAACAACAACGTGTGGCTATTGCCAGAGCTTTGTTAAATGATCCTGAGTTGATTTTAGCCGATGAACCTACAGGCAACTTAGACCCTAAAACGTCTTTAGAAGTAATGAGTGTTTTGGAAGAAATTAATAAAGAAGGCAGAACCATATTGATGGCCACACATGATTATGCCCTCATATTAAAATACCCTCATAAAACGGTTAAATGTGATGGGGAAAAGATTTTTGAAGTAGTATAA